A single Colias croceus chromosome 10, ilColCroc2.1 DNA region contains:
- the LOC123695001 gene encoding peroxidase has protein sequence MMISRALFIALFSAYVTSLAPLVADGDDDCALYLTGPGRSSAYDYSLNLLKGNFAYDGQHTCITYEAINQAYLDARTRILVSQPKGDWHAEDFASVGELILDISTNLARTYGLTYEEIEKGLPLIDTSRTLIREVCPPVFSHVECRAGKYRRLDGLCNNLQHPTWGATMAPFQRLIGPLFADGINAPRISHSGHDLPLSRVVSRTMHPDDGFHDHAGTVMVIAWGQFMDHDYTLTGTPLDPINRNDPEECCKRPPHLKHPYCNEIRIPDDDYFYRLFGVKCIDFVRGFPSPRPGCKLGSRSPFNTLTGAIDGNTVYGVTEKFARKLRTGYGGLLRMNPVFKEYGLKDLLPLKLDIPDEGCTRPNKNMYCFEAGEIRVNEQLVLTVMHTLMAREHNRVAKGLAEVNPHWDDETLFQEARRINIAEIQHITYNEFLPILLGKDVMEKFGLVLEKEGYWNGYDPEVNPDVIASFAAAAYRFGHSLLPTAVERWSKAHKFIASKRLSDLIRRPYDLYRAGVLDEYVMGLMNQVAQAMDDSITQEVTNHLFKKVGARFGMDLVSFNMQRGREFGLPGYMEFRKFCGLSDAHTFLDLYGSMPNETLRKYESIFEHPIDIDLWSGGVSERPLRGSMLGPTFACIIATQFSYSRRGDRFWFELPNQPSSFTPEQLTELRKSRLARVICDNTDIIDTVQLYPMVLPDHELNPRVPCRSGILPSMDFSKWAEPVPFGPAKQYVSSFSYNSFHGK, from the exons aGCGCTATTCATAGCGCTATTTAGTGCGTATGTGACATCGCTGGCTCCCCTGGTGGCTGATGGAGACGATGACTGCGCGTTATACCTGACCGGGCCGGGTCGATCCTCCGCTTATGACTACAGCCTTAATCTGCTTAAAGGAAACTT CGCGTACGACGGCCAACATACATGCATTACTTACGAAGCCATCAACCAAGCATATCTTGATGCCAGAACTAGGATAT TGGTATCTCAACCAAAAGGTGACTGGCACGCCGAAGATTTTGCGAGCGTGGGTGAACTTATTCTTGACATTTCTACCAATTTAGCCCGCAC GTATGGCCTTACCTACGAAGAGATAGAGAAGGGTCTACCCCTCATAGACACTTCTCGCACCCTCATTCGTGAGGTGTGTCCTCCAGTCTTCTCTCACGTGGAGTGCCGCGCCGGCAAGTACCGTAGATTGGATGGTCTGTGTAACAACTTGCAGCATCCCACTTGGGGCGCTACTATGGCTCCTTTCCAGAG ACTAATCGGGCCGCTCTTCGCGGACGGTATCAACGCGCCACGCATCTCGCACTCTGGGCACGACCTGCCCCTCTCCCGTGTGGTGTCCCGCACCATGCACCCAGACGATGGGTTCCATGACCATGCGGGCACTGTGATGGTGATCGCCTGGGGACAGTTTATGGACCACGACTATACGCTCACTGGGACGCCGCTTG ACCCAATAAACCGTAACGACCCAGAAGAGTGCTGCAAGCGACCACCACACCTCAAACACCCGTATTGTAATGAAATACGTATTCCTGACGACGACTACTTCTACCGCCTCTTTGGTGTTAAATGTATCGACTTCGTTAGGGGCTTCCCATCGCCAAGACCTGGCTGTAAACTTG gTTCAAGATCACCTTTCAATACTTTAACTGGAGCTATTGACGGAAATACAGTCTATGGGGTTACAGAGAAATTTGCCAG AAAATTAAGAACGGGTTACGGTGGTTTATTACGTATGAATCCAGTGTTCAAAGAATACGGTCTCAAAGACTTACTTCCTTTGAAACTTGACATTCCTGACGAAGGTTGCACGAGGCCTAACAAGAATATGTACTGTTTCGAAGctg GTGAAATCCGTGTGAACGAACAGCTAGTACTAACAGTGATGCACACACTTATGGCCCGGGAACACAACCGAGTTGCCAAGGGTCTGGCTGAAGTGAACCCGCACTGGGATGACGAGACCCTATTCCAAGAGGCTCGAAGGATCAATATCGCGGAGATACAACACATCACGTATAACGAGTTCTTGCCCATATTGTTGGGTAAGGATGTTATGGAAAAGTTCGGACTGGTGCTGGAGAAAGAG GGTTATTGGAATGGCTACGATCCCGAAGTAAACCCGGATGTGATTGCTTCGTTCGCTGCAGCCGCTTATCGTTTCGGACATTCCTTGCTGCCCACTGCTGTTGAGAGATGGTCTAAAGCACACAagtttatag CCTCTAAACGTCTATCGGACCTGATCCGTAGACCGTATGACTTATACAGAGCGGGCGTGTTAGACGAATACGTTATGGGTCTGATGAACCAAGTTGCCCAAGCAATGGACGACTCTATCACACAAGAAGTCACCAACCACCTCTTCAAGAAAGTTGGAGCGCGCTTCGGAATGGATCTCGTATCATTCAACATGCAAAGAGGCAGGGAATTCGGTCTACCAGGATACATGGAGTTCAGGAAATTCTGCGGTCTCTCTGACGCTCATACTTTCTTGGATCTCTATGGCTCtatgccaaatgaaacgttgAGGAAGTACGAGTCGATATTTGAACACCCGATTGATATAGACTTGTGGTCGGGAGGCGTGTCTGAAAGGCCTTTACGTGGATCCATGTTGGGACCGACTTTCGCGTGCATCATTGCGACGCAGTTCTCGTATTCCAGACGTGGTGATAGATTTTG GTTCGAACTACCAAACCAGCCCTCGTCATTCACCCCAGAACAGTTAACAGAATTAAGAAAGTCCCGGCTAGCGCGTGTTATTTGCGACAACACAGATATCATAGACACAGTACAGCTCTATCCTATGGTCTTGCCTGACCATGAACT AAATCCCCGTGTACCATGCAGAAGCGGTATATTACCCTCCATGGACTTCTCCAAATGGGCGGAACCCGTACCGTTCGGTCCCGCTAAGCAATACGTGAGTAGTTTCTCCTACAACTCCTTCCACGGGAAGTAG
- the LOC123695192 gene encoding putative uncharacterized protein DDB_G0289963, with product MNITTRSNINDKCNEVENENNDIIPNLDSSINSTTTQQNDCDHLNVNKTTFEELKAAKNSVIKENEGKISQKTTHKTTGHKSNSLRKKRFAPAVYNYVTNHDVDSTEKLEPEGVVNTANLANFNIKTTHEPFKSDTLKDTYIKHIPRNIPVEESASDELKELSSNNKRSSQEIDESSESVDSSGSKEIDRHNESSERNNESTANSYENRLPNSQEKSSNENLEYHNSDNDRKISRPFLHNSDETYNDSNESKEAVKNLKPLAFKHNINKDDSDETTENSNSEENIKREQNNAKFKNHDSSNLDENLKIEDNDDAYNQSNFTQNYKNTIGENIDESTEQISKENISTENESGNANSKVFDKNDSYENSPIDSNIHSNDTTSGNLKTIVNINDGEVKPVIEQNIEDDSSESSEELKSSHLKVDNPQEQKDGDVENKKVDLKQQFERIPLDYKHVEAESNEQTESPISNNDSVGEKNKEVASDPPPGNEKFDDNLNIKFGDISIKLPDIKLPDDILSFNYEDPLYEKVKSENSYSHKEPDQRKINNNYDYRDNFSQNYKNKDASHSTDEEEEEENDDDDDDDKNDDEDLYEKFVRERFGKRKSKEEKKSKYITPNAELYKTLQNVLKKTEKIQQEAEKSGDPNAGYAWTLEYGQKL from the coding sequence ATGAATATCACTACCCGTAGTAATATTAATGACAAATGCAATGAagttgaaaatgaaaataatgatattatacctaatttGGATTCAAGTATCAATTCCACCACTACTCAACAAAATGACTGTGATCATCTTAACGTAAATAAAACCACTTTTGAAGAATTAAAAGCTGCTAAGAACAGtgttataaaagaaaatgaagGCAAAATTTCTCAAAAAACTACACACAAAACTACAGGTCACAAAAGCAATAGTTTAAGGAAAAAACGATTTGCACCAGCTGTCTACAATTACGTTACAAACCATGACGTTGATTCTACTGAAAAATTAGAACCGGAGGGAGTTGTAAATACTGCGAATTTGgctaattttaacataaaaactaCACATGAACCTTTCAAAAGTGATACTTTAAAAGATActtacataaaacatataccACGAAACATTCCTGTTGAAGAATCTGCAAGCGATGAACTGAAAGAGTTAAGctctaataataaaagaagCTCACAAGAAATAGATGAAAGCTCTGAAAGTGTTGACAGTAGTGGTTCTAAGGAAATAGACAGACATAATGAAAGTTCTGAAAGAAATAATGAATCAACAGCAAATTCATACGAAAACCGTCTACCAAATTCGCAGGAAAAATCTTCGAACGAAAACCTAGAATATCATAATTCAGATAACGATCGCAAAATATCACGaccatttttacataatagtGACGAAACCTATAATGACAGTAATGAAAGTAAAGAAGCCGTAAAAAACCTGAAACCACTTGcgtttaaacataatataaataaggatGATAGTGATGAAACAACTGAGAATAGCAACAGTGAGGAAAACATTAAACGCGAACAAAATAacgcaaaatttaaaaaccatGATAGCAGTAATTTAGACGAGAATCTAAAGATAGAAGACAATGATGATGCATATAACCAATCAAATTTTAcacaaaactataaaaataccaTTGGCGAGAACATCGACGAAAGTACTGAGCAGATATCTAAAGAGAATATTTCTACTGAGAACGAGTCCGGCAATGCTAATTCGAAAGTTTTTGACAAAAATGACTCATATGAAAATTCTCCTATTGATTCAAACATACATTCAAACGACACAACTTCTGGCAATTTGAAAACAATTGTTAATATAAACGATGGAGAAGTTAAACCTGTCATAGAACAGAATATAGAGGATGACAGTAGTGAATCAAGCGAGGAATTAAAAAGCTCACATTTAAAGGTTGATAATCCTCAAGAACAAAAGGACGGtgatgttgaaaataaaaaagtagatTTAAAGCAACAGTTTGAAAGAATTCCTTTAGATTATAAACACGTTGAGGCAGAAAGTAATGAACAGACAGAAAGCCCAATATCTAACAATGACTCTGTTGgagagaaaaataaagaagtgGCGTCTGATCCTCCGCCAGGAAATGAAAAGTTTGAtgataatttgaatattaaattcgGCGACATATCAATCAAGTTACCTGACATAAAATTGCCTGatgatattttatcttttaactATGAAGACCCCTTATATGAAAAGGTTAAGTCAGAAAATTCGTACAGTCATAAAGAGCCAgatcaaagaaaaataaataacaattatgaTTATCGTGACAATTTTAgccaaaattataaaaataaagacgcAAGTCATTCTACTGACGAAGAAGAAGAGGAAgaaaatgatgatgatgatgatgatgataaaaatGACGATGaagatttatatgaaaaattcgTTCGTGAAAGATTCGGTAAACGCAAGtcaaaagaagaaaaaaaatctaaatatattaCACCTAACGCGGAACTGTATAAAACGTTGcaaaatgttttgaaaaagACTGAAAAAATTCAACAAGAGGCTGAGAAGAGCGGGGACCCGAATGCTGGCTACGCATGGACTTTAGAATATGgccaaaaattataa
- the LOC123695003 gene encoding prefoldin subunit 6 has product MAEEIQKKLQKELEVFNGLQKEYHKAVAQKQQLDSQLNENKAVKEELSLLKNDSEVYKLIGPVLVKQDLEEARQNVAKRMEYISKEIKRTDGNISALENKQQAIQENLNKLKNDLGNLKITA; this is encoded by the coding sequence ATGGCCGAAGAAATACAGAAAAAACTGCAAAAGGAACTCGAAGTATTCAATGGTCTTCAAAAAGAGTATCATAAGGCTGTAGCTCAGAAACAACAACTAGATAGCCAATTGAATGAAAACAAGGCGGTTAAAGAAGAATTATCGCTATTAAAGAATGATTCCGAGGTATATAAGCTAATAGGCCCAGTATTAGTAAAACAAGATCTAGAAGAAGCTAGACAAAATGTCGCAAAACGTATGGAATATATCAGCAAAGAAATTAAAAGAACAGATGGTAATATATCAGCTTTAGAAAACAAACAGCAAGCAATACAAGAGAACCTTAATAAACTGAAGAATGATCTTGGAAACTTAAAAATTACTGCGTAA
- the LOC123695002 gene encoding testin isoform X1 yields the protein MSESCVETPEAPAWLSKLESQREKLSKARLGHDSGAGAPCNSCGTSCPGLDLHFWRKVCRACHCSKDVHDVQDDDLSGWAQFELLGTAKPKKASLPLIKIRGVTDKPVKLDWVPPNASTELVSEYMSCLGPLAPVSGSEAARKRRAQLRTQLPPHDVAPAARHHATDQEKSEHTEYISRIKYHVVGMGNVVRVGPLQSAEICSVENSKVHTAPKSYALPLKISNISRGVKYNIVPKNASDKKLVLDSQGNVVSSAANLPDYKSSPILSRIVKDKLHVMKIESDRIKSAVEHGPVYDKLLKNLNDLNMSVTNDVYLQPIKLFRDEYNKNPQFKEEVNEFASKALGTQIIPDLLTVTNNNVMGTAKLLDSRLQKGTIFAPNGEIWSWKQEPVTPEHSGTICSTKISPQYSTTTKPPNQVEPQQTAPLREYLRTHSEEDLPPPPLPNYNTHPGNLTPQTFNDNSQLSDIPVQVSNYAEQLDPILTQFADISLSPAELEFNRKLYNEGVPCQRCQKPMFAGEVAVKAERAGQESIWHPQCFTCCKCGELLADLVYFYYKGEIYCARDLANVLEIPRCAGCDELIFTRPYTAAEGRAFHVQHFCCYHCDAPLGGKKYVPDDKTGLPICLQCYDQFYAERCRACGGVIGPEQQGVSWSNMHWHANCFICSGRMCGKSLLSGRFVVKQEMPFCSVPCVQSRIK from the exons ATGAGTGAATCATGCGTGGAGACCCCTGAAGCGCCGGCTTGGTTATCTAAATTGGAGAGTCAGAGAGAAAAATTAAGTAAAGCAAGATTAGGTCACGATAGTGGCGCGGGAGCTCCCTGCAATTCTTGcg GAACGTCGTGTCCTGGGCTAGATTTACATTTCTGGCGTAAGGTTTGCCGAGCCTGTCATTGTAGTAAAGACGTACATGATGTTCAAGATGATGATCTATCTGGGTGGGCTCAATTTGAGCTGTTGGGAACTGCGAAACCTAAAAAGGCTTCCC tgCCTCTTATAAAAATTCGTGGAGTCACCGATAAGCCTGTTAAACTCGATTGGGTACCACCTAACGCTTCCACTGAATTG GTATCGGAATACATGTCGTGCCTGGGCCCGCTCGCGCCCGTGTCGGGCTCGGAGGCGGCCCGCAAGCGGCGCGCGCAGCTCCGCACGCAGCTGCCGCCACACGACGTGGCGCCCGCCGCCAGGCACCACGCCACGGACCAGGAGAAGTCGGAGCAcacg gaGTACATCTCTCGTATCAAGTATCATGTCGTGGGTATGGGTAATGTTGTGAGAGTGGGACCGCTGCAAAGTGCTGAAATATGCTCGGTCGAAAATAGCAAAGTTCACACAGCACCCAAATCGTACGCGCTACCATTGAAGATATCGAATATATCTCGTGGTGTAAAATACAACATAGTACCGAAAAATGCTTCTGATAAAAAACTCGTTTTGGACTCTCAGGGCAATGTAGTAAGCAGTGCTGCTAATTTACCAGATTATAAGTCTAGCCCCATTTTGAGTCGCATTGTTAAAGATAAGCTTCATGTTATGAAAATCGAGTCTGATCGTATCAAAAGTGCAGTAGAACATGGCCCGGTATATGACAAACTCTTAAAGAACTTGAATGATCTCAATATGTCAGTAACTAACGATGTCTACTTACAACCGATTAAACTTTTCCGTGATGAGTACAACAAGAACCCCCAATTCAAAGAAGAAGTCAACGAGTTTGCGTCAAAGGCTTTGGGGACTCAAATTATACCAGATCTGTTGACTGTCACTAACAATAACGTTATGGGAACTGCTAAACTACTTGATAGCAGATTACAGAAAGGCACAATTTTTGCGCCAAATGGAGAGATATGGAGCTGGAAGCAAGAACCAGTAACTCCAGAACATAGTGGCACTATATGTTCCACAAAGATCAGTCCCCAATATTCAACCACAACTAAGCCGCCTAATCAAGTAGAACCTCAACAAACTGCTCCCTTGAGAGAATATCTGAGGACTCATTCTGAAGAGGATCTTCCTCCTCCACCACTCCCTAATTACAATACACACCCAGGAAACTTAACCCCACAAACATTCAATGACAATTCCCAACTTTCTGACATTCCTGTACAAGTTAGTAACTATGCTGAACAGCTTGATCCTATTCTCACGCAATTCGCTGATATATCTCTTAGTCCAGCTGAATTAGAGTTTAATAGAAAACTCTACAATGAAGGAGTGCCTTGTCAGCGTTGTCAGAAACCAATGTTTGCGGGTGAAGTCGCTGTTAAGGCTGAAAGAGCTGGACAGGAGTCTATATGGCATCCTCAATGCTTCACCTGCTGTAAATGCGGCGAGCTGTTAGCGGATCTCGTGTACTTCTACTACAAAGGGGAAATATATTGTGCCAGAGATTTGGCTAATGTTCTCGAAATACCGCGCTGTGCTGGGTGTGATGAATTGATTTTCACTCGACCCTACACAGCCGCAGAAGGCAGAGCCTTCCATGTGCAACATTTTTGTTGCTATCACTGTGATGCACCTCTTGGTGGAAAGAAATATGTGCCAGATGATAAAACTGGCTTACCTATTTGTTTGCAATGTTATGATCAATTTTATGCAGAGCGCTGCCGAGCTTGTGGTGGTGTGATAGGCCCTGAACAGCAAGGTGTGTCGTGGAGTAATATGCATTGGCACGCTAACTGCTTCATATGTTCAGGCAGAATGTGTGGTAAAAGTTTATTGAGTGGCCGCTTTGTTGTTAAACAGGAAATGCCTTTTTGTAGTGTGCCTTGTGTACAGAGTAGAATTAAGTGA
- the LOC123695002 gene encoding transforming growth factor beta-1-induced transcript 1 protein isoform X2, producing the protein MSCLGPLAPVSGSEAARKRRAQLRTQLPPHDVAPAARHHATDQEKSEHTEYISRIKYHVVGMGNVVRVGPLQSAEICSVENSKVHTAPKSYALPLKISNISRGVKYNIVPKNASDKKLVLDSQGNVVSSAANLPDYKSSPILSRIVKDKLHVMKIESDRIKSAVEHGPVYDKLLKNLNDLNMSVTNDVYLQPIKLFRDEYNKNPQFKEEVNEFASKALGTQIIPDLLTVTNNNVMGTAKLLDSRLQKGTIFAPNGEIWSWKQEPVTPEHSGTICSTKISPQYSTTTKPPNQVEPQQTAPLREYLRTHSEEDLPPPPLPNYNTHPGNLTPQTFNDNSQLSDIPVQVSNYAEQLDPILTQFADISLSPAELEFNRKLYNEGVPCQRCQKPMFAGEVAVKAERAGQESIWHPQCFTCCKCGELLADLVYFYYKGEIYCARDLANVLEIPRCAGCDELIFTRPYTAAEGRAFHVQHFCCYHCDAPLGGKKYVPDDKTGLPICLQCYDQFYAERCRACGGVIGPEQQGVSWSNMHWHANCFICSGRMCGKSLLSGRFVVKQEMPFCSVPCVQSRIK; encoded by the exons ATGTCGTGCCTGGGCCCGCTCGCGCCCGTGTCGGGCTCGGAGGCGGCCCGCAAGCGGCGCGCGCAGCTCCGCACGCAGCTGCCGCCACACGACGTGGCGCCCGCCGCCAGGCACCACGCCACGGACCAGGAGAAGTCGGAGCAcacg gaGTACATCTCTCGTATCAAGTATCATGTCGTGGGTATGGGTAATGTTGTGAGAGTGGGACCGCTGCAAAGTGCTGAAATATGCTCGGTCGAAAATAGCAAAGTTCACACAGCACCCAAATCGTACGCGCTACCATTGAAGATATCGAATATATCTCGTGGTGTAAAATACAACATAGTACCGAAAAATGCTTCTGATAAAAAACTCGTTTTGGACTCTCAGGGCAATGTAGTAAGCAGTGCTGCTAATTTACCAGATTATAAGTCTAGCCCCATTTTGAGTCGCATTGTTAAAGATAAGCTTCATGTTATGAAAATCGAGTCTGATCGTATCAAAAGTGCAGTAGAACATGGCCCGGTATATGACAAACTCTTAAAGAACTTGAATGATCTCAATATGTCAGTAACTAACGATGTCTACTTACAACCGATTAAACTTTTCCGTGATGAGTACAACAAGAACCCCCAATTCAAAGAAGAAGTCAACGAGTTTGCGTCAAAGGCTTTGGGGACTCAAATTATACCAGATCTGTTGACTGTCACTAACAATAACGTTATGGGAACTGCTAAACTACTTGATAGCAGATTACAGAAAGGCACAATTTTTGCGCCAAATGGAGAGATATGGAGCTGGAAGCAAGAACCAGTAACTCCAGAACATAGTGGCACTATATGTTCCACAAAGATCAGTCCCCAATATTCAACCACAACTAAGCCGCCTAATCAAGTAGAACCTCAACAAACTGCTCCCTTGAGAGAATATCTGAGGACTCATTCTGAAGAGGATCTTCCTCCTCCACCACTCCCTAATTACAATACACACCCAGGAAACTTAACCCCACAAACATTCAATGACAATTCCCAACTTTCTGACATTCCTGTACAAGTTAGTAACTATGCTGAACAGCTTGATCCTATTCTCACGCAATTCGCTGATATATCTCTTAGTCCAGCTGAATTAGAGTTTAATAGAAAACTCTACAATGAAGGAGTGCCTTGTCAGCGTTGTCAGAAACCAATGTTTGCGGGTGAAGTCGCTGTTAAGGCTGAAAGAGCTGGACAGGAGTCTATATGGCATCCTCAATGCTTCACCTGCTGTAAATGCGGCGAGCTGTTAGCGGATCTCGTGTACTTCTACTACAAAGGGGAAATATATTGTGCCAGAGATTTGGCTAATGTTCTCGAAATACCGCGCTGTGCTGGGTGTGATGAATTGATTTTCACTCGACCCTACACAGCCGCAGAAGGCAGAGCCTTCCATGTGCAACATTTTTGTTGCTATCACTGTGATGCACCTCTTGGTGGAAAGAAATATGTGCCAGATGATAAAACTGGCTTACCTATTTGTTTGCAATGTTATGATCAATTTTATGCAGAGCGCTGCCGAGCTTGTGGTGGTGTGATAGGCCCTGAACAGCAAGGTGTGTCGTGGAGTAATATGCATTGGCACGCTAACTGCTTCATATGTTCAGGCAGAATGTGTGGTAAAAGTTTATTGAGTGGCCGCTTTGTTGTTAAACAGGAAATGCCTTTTTGTAGTGTGCCTTGTGTACAGAGTAGAATTAAGTGA